The Suncus etruscus isolate mSunEtr1 chromosome 14, mSunEtr1.pri.cur, whole genome shotgun sequence genome contains a region encoding:
- the RPS19 gene encoding 40S ribosomal protein S19 yields the protein MPGVTVKDVNQQEFVRALAAFLKKSGKLKVPEWVDTVKLAKHKELAPYDENWFYTRAASTARHLYLRGGAGVGSMTKIYGGRQRNGVMPSHFSRGSKSVARRVLQALEGLKMVEKDQDGGRKLTPQGQRDLDRIAGQVAAANKKH from the exons ATGCCTGGAGTTACTGTAAAAGACGTGAACCAGCAGGAGTTCGTCAGAGCTCTGGCAGCTTTTCTCAAAAA GTCCGGGAAGCTGAAGGTTCCTGAATGGGTAGACACCGTCAAGCTGGCCAAGCATAAGGAGCTGGCGCCCTACGATGAGAATTGGTTCTACACGCGAGCTG CCTCCACAGCGCGGCACCTGTACCTTCGGGGTGGTGCAGGGGTCGGCTCCATGACCAAGATCTACGGTGGGCGACAGCGGAACGGCGTCATGCCCAGCCACTTCAGCAGAGGCTCCAAGAGCGTGGCACGGCGGGTGCTGCAGGCTCTGGAGGGGCTGAAGATGGTGGAGAAGGACCAAGATGG CGGCCGCAAGCTGACACCTCAGGGACAGAGAGACCTGGACAGAATCGCCGGACAG GTGGCTGCTGCCAACAAGAAGCATTAG
- the CD79A gene encoding B-cell antigen receptor complex-associated protein alpha chain yields the protein MLGCRQLLQSSTATIFLLWIFAADLGPGCGALWVDPGKPSLTVSVGDMARLECPNNGSNPNITWWRNLHALSSIGAHKLGPKGELIIRNVNKEHQGVYHCRVTDGGKNRRSCGTYLRVREPIPRPFLDMGEGTKNNILTAEGVILLFCAVVPGTLLLFRKRWQNLKFGVEVQDDYEDENLYEGLNLDDCSMYEDISRGLQATYQDVGNLHIGDVQLEKP from the exons ATGCTGGGGTGTCGCCAACTTCTCCAGTCCTCTACTGCCACCATCTTCCTTCTCTGGATCTTTGCCGCTGACCTGG GCCCAGGCTGTGGGGCGCTTTGGGTGGACCCCGGCAAGCCCTCCCTGACTGTGAGTGTGGGCGACATGGCCCGACTCGAGTGTCCAAACAACGGCAGTAACCCCAACATCACCTGGTGGCGCAACCTCCATGCCCTCTCCAGCATCGGGGCCCACAAGCTAGGACCCAAGGGCGAGCTCATCATCAGGAATGTGAATAAGGAACACCAAGGCGTGTATCACTGCAGGGTGACAGACGGGGGCAAGAATCGGCGCTCCTGTGGCACCTACCTGCGTGTGCGCG AACCGATCCCCAGGCCCTTCCTGGACATGGGGGAAGGCACCAAGAACAACATCCTCACCGCTGAGGGCGTCATTCTGCTCTTCTGCGCTGTGGTGCCTGGAACGCTGCTGCTGTTTAGG aaacgaTGGCAGAACCTGAAGTTCGGGGTGGAGGTCCAGGATGACTATGAAGATGAAAATCTCTATGAG GGCCTGAATCTTGATGACTGCTCCATGTACGAGGACATCTCCCGGGGCCTCCAGGCCACCTACCAGGACGTGGGCAACCTCCACATCGGAGATGTGCAGCTGGAGAAGCCCTGA